In Deltaproteobacteria bacterium, the following proteins share a genomic window:
- a CDS encoding transposase, translating to MAKRVPGSMRTRKSLSELIEGRLSSADGRGELVKLATRLIIKEALEAESRDALGREYYEHGAAEGQGWRNGVRTGRLRTTEGLVVDYAAPQITGNEEPFHLEIRDTLKGHTQALEDLAVELLARGLSVRDIEDAFRYESGRSLLSRTAVSEIGERLWADYQEFANRDLIA from the coding sequence ATGGCGAAGAGAGTACCGGGATCGATGCGCACGCGCAAATCCCTTTCGGAGTTGATCGAAGGACGACTGTCGAGTGCGGACGGGAGGGGCGAGTTGGTGAAGCTTGCGACGCGTCTGATCATCAAGGAGGCGTTGGAGGCGGAGAGCCGCGATGCTTTGGGTCGGGAGTACTACGAGCACGGGGCGGCCGAGGGCCAGGGCTGGCGCAATGGGGTGCGCACGGGGCGGCTTAGGACGACGGAAGGGCTGGTAGTAGACTACGCGGCGCCGCAGATCACCGGGAACGAGGAGCCGTTCCACTTGGAGATCCGGGACACCCTGAAGGGGCACACCCAGGCGTTGGAGGACCTGGCGGTGGAGCTTCTGGCGCGGGGCCTATCGGTGCGCGACATCGAAGACGCGTTTAGATACGAGAGCGGTCGGTCGTTGCTGTCGCGGACGGCGGTGTCGGAGATCGGCGAGCGGCTATGGGCAGACTACCAGGAGTTCGCCAACCGCGACCTAATCGCCTAA